One Gimesia aquarii DNA segment encodes these proteins:
- a CDS encoding nucleoside deaminase — MKQWISTISLGAVIAIASIYWVVDESQSQTVVSPNQKSVKYVNSGTDYEGVPQSVELSYIFTSTRPPCTECSHSDSGLHHKYQCQQHNIKRGNKYRGIEVGENRWIKMACEEAHQSVKEGGGPFGAVVVQIDDASNQVIRFWRCRNQVTKNIDPTAHAEVSAIRTVASELGVFDLGNIRRDDPRLKLAQPDETSHCEIYSSCEPCPMCYAAIRWARIDTIVFSATRFDAAEPGVDFSDLDLYQELATPYQDRVSNGLRVYQATTTNSLDAFNLWKNIDKVMY, encoded by the coding sequence ATGAAGCAATGGATTTCAACAATCTCACTCGGGGCAGTTATTGCGATTGCATCTATCTATTGGGTAGTAGACGAATCTCAATCCCAAACAGTCGTTTCTCCTAATCAAAAGTCGGTTAAGTATGTAAATTCAGGAACTGATTATGAGGGAGTGCCACAATCAGTTGAGTTGTCTTATATTTTTACATCGACAAGACCCCCGTGTACCGAATGTTCTCATTCCGATTCTGGATTACATCACAAATACCAATGCCAGCAGCACAATATAAAGCGAGGTAATAAATACCGCGGTATCGAAGTCGGTGAGAACCGATGGATCAAGATGGCCTGTGAAGAAGCACACCAGTCAGTCAAGGAAGGTGGCGGTCCGTTTGGTGCCGTCGTTGTTCAAATCGATGATGCATCAAATCAAGTCATTCGTTTCTGGCGGTGTCGTAATCAGGTGACCAAAAATATTGACCCTACAGCACATGCTGAAGTGAGCGCCATTCGAACTGTTGCCAGCGAGTTAGGAGTATTTGACCTTGGGAATATTCGACGTGATGATCCTCGTTTGAAGTTAGCTCAACCTGACGAAACATCGCATTGTGAGATCTATAGTAGCTGTGAGCCTTGCCCAATGTGCTATGCCGCGATTCGTTGGGCGCGTATTGACACGATTGTCTTTTCTGCCACACGTTTTGATGCGGCCGAACCGGGAGTCGATTTTTCAGATCTCGATCTCTATCAGGAACTAGCTACCCCTTATCAAGACCGTGTTAGCAATGGGCTTCGTGTCTATCAAGCGACTACTACAAACTCATTAGACGCTTTTAATCTTTGGAAAAATATAGACAAAGTTATGTATTAG
- a CDS encoding HdeD family acid-resistance protein, which translates to MNDALLPPSKDFKLTGIILCVIGVICLIAPFVAGTAVVFVIGFLLLLGGILYAIQGARVDDVPGKTQHLILGILMVLGGIGIISHPVFGLTFLTLLMAMFFIFEGVWKIVMAFNVPPANGRNGILFSGAISLLLGGLIWSQWPLSGLWAVGTLMGVDFLLTGFFLINLSGPLNTGSSDTIETTATTKE; encoded by the coding sequence ATGAATGATGCCCTACTCCCTCCCTCAAAAGACTTCAAATTAACTGGCATCATACTTTGTGTGATCGGTGTCATTTGTTTAATTGCACCCTTTGTTGCGGGTACTGCCGTTGTCTTTGTAATCGGCTTTCTATTACTACTGGGAGGGATTCTCTATGCGATTCAAGGTGCGCGAGTTGATGATGTCCCAGGAAAAACACAGCACTTAATTCTCGGGATTCTTATGGTTCTGGGGGGAATCGGAATTATTAGTCATCCGGTCTTCGGATTGACTTTTCTGACATTGCTGATGGCAATGTTTTTCATCTTTGAGGGTGTCTGGAAAATTGTAATGGCTTTCAACGTTCCACCAGCCAATGGGCGCAACGGAATTCTATTCAGTGGAGCGATTTCTTTGCTGCTTGGTGGCCTGATCTGGAGCCAATGGCCACTCTCAGGTTTATGGGCCGTTGGTACTCTGATGGGCGTTGATTTTTTACTGACCGGATTTTTTCTGATCAATCTGAGTGGGCCTCTCAATACCGGTTCATCAGACACCATTGAGACTACAGCTACCACCAAAGAGTAA
- a CDS encoding DUF1559 domain-containing protein: MAINSKTNRFWEIFTILVIIGILCLLLIPDVQQAVNSGPRERFRNQMKAVGLALHQYQDAYGCLPPAALKGEEGTPMHSWRALLLPLLEPYFKTKSRPYGYQFDEPSDSETNQKIASQNPHFYRFIITRDDNTKRTSKLVAIIDKSTYWNPAIDCHRLVSGNKAEKRIILMEVPGLKSLWNEPTDFTLDELQTLIEENAFATYGSHVLFDNGEVTWLSPDDITVQKMHKLLNIESKSQLAD; this comes from the coding sequence ATGGCTATCAATTCAAAGACAAATCGTTTCTGGGAGATCTTCACAATCCTGGTGATCATTGGAATTCTGTGTCTGCTCTTGATTCCAGACGTACAGCAGGCTGTAAACAGTGGCCCTAGAGAACGTTTTCGGAACCAGATGAAAGCTGTTGGACTGGCTCTGCATCAATATCAAGACGCGTATGGCTGTTTACCTCCCGCAGCACTAAAAGGTGAAGAGGGAACACCTATGCATAGCTGGCGAGCCTTGCTACTACCACTGCTCGAGCCTTATTTCAAGACTAAGAGTCGACCGTATGGCTATCAGTTTGACGAACCCTCGGATAGTGAAACAAATCAGAAAATTGCATCACAGAATCCTCATTTTTATCGTTTCATTATTACGAGAGATGACAATACAAAACGAACATCAAAATTAGTCGCAATCATTGACAAGTCTACGTACTGGAACCCAGCAATAGACTGTCACCGACTAGTTTCGGGTAACAAAGCAGAAAAACGAATCATCTTGATGGAAGTCCCTGGCCTCAAAAGTTTGTGGAATGAACCAACCGATTTCACACTTGATGAATTACAAACGTTGATAGAGGAAAATGCGTTTGCCACTTATGGATCGCATGTACTGTTCGACAACGGCGAAGTCACCTGGTTGTCTCCAGATGACATCACCGTGCAGAAAATGCACAAGTTACTGAACATCGAAAGTAAAAGTCAGTTAGCAGATTAA
- a CDS encoding ParA family protein, giving the protein MLLSKCAQAITVINLKGGVDKTHITWLLAGNCEEPSVPKTVVTFTMFCFYFDNAHLWGDKWGQSLSKPTKGSRVRMLLQSSNQTIYGI; this is encoded by the coding sequence ATGTTATTATCTAAATGCGCCCAGGCGATTACAGTCATCAATCTCAAAGGAGGCGTGGATAAAACGCATATTACTTGGCTGTTAGCAGGAAACTGTGAAGAGCCCTCGGTTCCGAAGACCGTAGTTACTTTCACAATGTTTTGCTTTTACTTTGATAACGCGCATCTGTGGGGAGATAAATGGGGGCAATCCTTGAGCAAACCGACTAAAGGTTCGAGAGTTCGAATGCTTCTCCAAAGTTCTAACCAGACAATCTATGGTATTTGA
- a CDS encoding cysteine peptidase family C39 domain-containing protein, whose translation MMTPQSIYLFYIILVFCGLQEETPQEQPAPIWKKINSCGPNVLYLYLTYYSCDITHEMISSEVRINKNGISLYDLALISERHGIPSRIIKTDKMLVGELETPFIAHFAYGNVSSPSGHYVFVSEVNNDMVTYIDGTTGTEITIPIENFKHYWSGYAMIRSERNSLLTGILTLCLVLNFIILYTLITRYRKKPLIVASFLFFLNPIFAIPTYADDTSVASYIESVSDDIPDHELVRTSRMGAVNCLYIYLKYSGSDVTWRNIYDLTSPKEGASLLAIMRISSLLGHPLKGKRISPSELFHRGPTICYLEGGAKSEGSFVITFSHGDGFIWALNGNSATMRQFTEDEFRQIWTGIAVVESSSAYHNQRLLYDSFAGLVAGIVLFFSISSVVHRKIAN comes from the coding sequence ATGATGACTCCGCAGAGTATTTATTTATTTTATATAATACTTGTGTTCTGTGGATTACAAGAGGAGACACCGCAGGAACAACCAGCCCCTATCTGGAAGAAGATCAATTCCTGCGGGCCCAATGTACTCTATCTTTACCTCACATATTACTCATGCGACATTACGCATGAAATGATCTCTTCTGAAGTCCGTATCAATAAGAACGGCATCAGTCTATATGATCTAGCTCTGATCTCAGAAAGGCATGGGATTCCATCAAGGATCATTAAGACCGATAAAATGCTGGTCGGAGAATTAGAAACGCCCTTTATTGCTCACTTTGCGTATGGGAATGTCAGTTCTCCAAGTGGGCATTACGTGTTTGTTTCTGAAGTAAACAATGACATGGTAACATATATTGATGGAACAACAGGAACAGAGATCACGATTCCCATAGAAAATTTTAAGCACTACTGGTCAGGTTATGCCATGATTCGATCTGAGCGAAACAGCTTACTGACAGGAATATTGACATTGTGTTTAGTATTGAACTTTATCATTCTTTATACGCTCATCACTCGATACCGAAAAAAGCCGTTGATTGTCGCATCGTTTCTGTTTTTTTTGAATCCAATCTTTGCGATTCCCACGTATGCAGACGACACAAGTGTCGCATCGTATATTGAATCTGTTTCTGACGATATTCCAGATCATGAACTCGTTCGTACTTCTCGTATGGGGGCTGTCAATTGCCTTTATATTTACCTTAAATATTCCGGCTCTGATGTCACCTGGAGAAACATATACGATCTTACTTCACCTAAGGAAGGAGCTTCACTTCTTGCGATCATGCGTATTTCCAGCCTTCTGGGGCATCCCCTAAAAGGGAAACGCATCTCGCCATCAGAACTATTTCATCGAGGGCCGACGATTTGCTATCTAGAAGGAGGGGCAAAATCAGAAGGCAGCTTTGTGATTACGTTTTCTCACGGCGATGGTTTCATATGGGCACTAAATGGAAATAGTGCGACGATGAGACAATTTACTGAAGATGAATTTCGTCAGATATGGACTGGAATCGCTGTTGTCGAATCGAGTTCAGCCTATCACAATCAGCGACTTTTGTATGATTCATTTGCAGGTCTTGTTGCTGGAATTGTTCTGTTCTTTTCCATTTCTTCGGTTGTTCATCGAAAGATAGCGAATTAA
- a CDS encoding RHS repeat domain-containing protein, with product MSSKPTNNEWQKNISDFVQVSLNGATGNLLPFNDDYDLELLHCRSKSCTWESAFPVMNGLAKAVFVVTQNKDGSFEVWFSLEGDIQGPEWTALGIQGLYNTIKLHLSPDFPADPSIIEGWPDEIQVTFPPLTLEKSGFYIAPELSADQFAMMAGMEAVGSGSGSGSESSTSTSSEPGNSSASSTSDSSDSSSSDGPGDSSASTDSGSSNSESSTSTTSMASTTSDSSQSSGDSSESAGSDSSSSESSESDASGGSGGSGGSGGSGGSGDGDSSSSSAEPDVPEPRIEVAGCGDVSEDPIRYVDGQIQLQAVDVASRGFGQYWAHERNYSNQLERSVNLGNGYNWCLTYLPQIIKVTATKYALVGNMNNVVYFEEDPETGQFTTLNGNLEFLSYNDATETFFLLSTDGTRSRFHGLSDPGNYGKLEYSISPGGNQTTVVRAGSNFSVERSIAVGSETYTQYFNYLLYDTENGSAHKGLIKTCTLQVKDEAENLTTISKADYTYYDSTSDDGSLNDLKTVTISQWDTANINWVDQGTTYYRYYKLNETNGFEHGLKYVVLPGSYAQMVSDSIDPLTTPNTTIAQYADNYFEFDSSQRVVLERNKGGALTFTFSYSENSAISSSSSGGVSTFNPNYWVNKTVQTLPDSSQNILYFNGVGQTMLEVMKSGNDEWCRFKKYDANGRVILEAEPSAIVGYSEQYPDLLNYSGGKYQYLYDNSGLIHLFEYYSTTGTGAANGYPSFTKIQHGQNGTPINLTKIEYVSHSAGGNTIYLPLKEITYPDDSNQSTTITTSYSYTFHTGTLQIAQKTITLPIISVSQNGSGTANTRVEVYDTEGNLTWVKDELGFINKLTYDNRTGGLIQLIEDVDTTQQSDEPAGWVTPSGGGKNLITDYEIDDEGRVTQTLQPEHTIDLNGQATTIRTATWYVYKTNASEDEVWQANGYQSGPSNNYQYTLINPVTITKVDKYGNPLERIQATRSSTSGKLLPTDSFSQSSYVSWITRQYTGCCLLESDRVYHSIPTSGTGSSGTNYDQSNYGYDNMQRQNRSTSPGGTISFTVFDVRNNPEQVFVGTDDTGATQQDPTGGGAVGNNMVIISQNEYDDGADGGDNNLTKQTLYAASSDTRVTLFYYDWRDRLFDTKGEIGFYQRQYYDNLDREIKVERYNASALSNLLARSENKFDDLGRIYQSITYAVDPTTGTVGNSLVDNTWYDATGKVLKQLPAGSDLFTKFEYDGLGRQTATYTGYDLDETSYAEAGTVMGDTILEQTETDYDDANNVIESTTRMRYHDAPASQTGALQNPSIAPKARVSYLANYPDAIGRLVATADYGTNGGTALSRSATIPTRSDTVLITTTAFDSAGRVNQLIGPDGMETRNEYDAAGRTVKVIENYQATVSSSSSSSSGTNPSDDTNRTTLTTYTPDGSIATLTAENSVTGNQVTTYTYGTTLIDSEIASSTLLQKETYPDSVDGTDVVTYSYNRQGQQIKQTDQLGTIHEIDYDKLGRTAQDRVTTLGTSVDGAVRRIGLAYDSRGLNTEITSYDNANVGQGTIVNEVQFAYNNFEQAITGYQSHTGGVNVSTSPKVQYGFANGSANTIRPNSLTYPDGRVLTFNYGSASSMNDAASRVAAIVDDDLSATHLAEYSYLGLGSPVIADDSEPEVRFTLVGTAGGNDPDTGDIYRGLDRFGRIKDSLWYDYGATADKANIQYGYNRASNRTYRDNPLDTTNSFDEAYTYDGLQRLKETERGALNAQKTGIDTLKFAQSWSLDETGNWKGFQQDDTGNGTWDLQQARTSNKVNEITDITETAGSSWLTPAYSKAGNMTTIPQPVDPTTSFSATYDAWNRLVKITEGSNTVSEYEYDGRNYRIIQKSYTSGSLSETRHLYYTDSWQVVEERVDSETSPERQLVWGLRYIDDLVLRDRDTTGNGTLDERLYALQDGNWNVTAICDENGDIQERYAYDSYGSPTFLTPSFGSRSSSSFDWETLSSGYRWETATELLHVRNRVYHSVLGVWIQRDPLGYFDSMDLYLYSGNNPIRFIDSQGSDWLDTSANFAAGVGDSLTFGLTYGIRWTYSGNDGIKTSSTAYLAGEWVETSFEIGVTLGGASLKVAAKKSAQKIGSEAIQKGTTKAAKKAQAKGTSQAVESLGKDIIHQKSAKFKKKFREKKGVSGGETHHQNPLFGHKKGKGSKGDHSTRFPTGGLPDYLKNNLKNFKQLSVKDHLAKHKWLNTLEKSIINKLWLQSGATIPSRILARELRHQFTDSEQDEIQDLFDELSNDRQRENGSYDCKR from the coding sequence ATGAGTTCTAAACCTACAAATAATGAATGGCAGAAGAATATTTCTGATTTTGTTCAGGTATCTCTAAACGGCGCAACAGGAAACCTATTACCGTTCAACGACGACTACGATTTGGAGCTTCTTCATTGCCGATCCAAAAGTTGTACTTGGGAATCCGCGTTTCCTGTCATGAATGGGCTGGCTAAGGCAGTCTTCGTTGTCACGCAAAACAAAGATGGTTCCTTTGAAGTTTGGTTCAGTCTTGAAGGGGATATTCAAGGACCTGAGTGGACCGCATTAGGAATACAAGGATTATACAATACGATCAAATTACACCTAAGTCCTGATTTTCCGGCAGACCCCTCGATTATCGAAGGCTGGCCGGATGAAATCCAAGTAACGTTTCCTCCTTTGACTCTAGAGAAGAGCGGATTCTATATCGCACCAGAGCTGAGCGCAGACCAATTTGCCATGATGGCTGGCATGGAAGCCGTTGGTTCTGGTTCTGGTTCTGGTTCGGAAAGCTCCACCTCTACCTCTTCTGAACCTGGAAACTCTTCCGCCTCATCAACTTCAGATTCATCTGACTCTTCCAGCTCCGACGGACCGGGAGATTCCTCTGCTTCTACCGATTCAGGGTCTTCTAACTCGGAATCATCAACCTCTACAACATCCATGGCATCCACGACCTCCGACTCATCGCAGAGCTCAGGAGACTCTTCTGAATCAGCTGGTTCTGATTCATCCAGTTCTGAATCATCTGAGTCTGATGCAAGTGGTGGCAGTGGAGGTAGTGGCGGCAGCGGTGGTAGTGGCGGCAGCGGAGATGGTGACAGCAGTTCCAGCAGTGCTGAACCAGATGTGCCGGAACCAAGAATAGAAGTCGCCGGCTGTGGTGATGTTTCCGAAGACCCCATCCGCTACGTCGATGGTCAAATTCAGCTGCAAGCCGTTGATGTAGCCAGTCGTGGTTTTGGACAGTATTGGGCGCATGAAAGAAATTACTCCAACCAGTTAGAGCGTAGTGTCAATCTGGGAAATGGCTATAACTGGTGCCTGACTTATCTACCCCAAATCATCAAAGTCACTGCCACCAAATATGCGCTGGTGGGCAATATGAATAATGTGGTCTATTTTGAAGAAGACCCCGAAACGGGACAGTTTACAACTTTGAACGGAAACCTCGAGTTTCTCTCTTATAATGATGCAACGGAAACATTTTTCCTCCTATCCACTGATGGCACTCGCAGTAGATTCCACGGACTTAGTGATCCCGGCAACTATGGAAAACTTGAATATTCAATTAGCCCAGGAGGAAATCAGACCACAGTCGTCAGAGCGGGATCAAACTTTAGTGTCGAACGATCCATTGCAGTCGGAAGTGAAACCTACACCCAATATTTTAATTATCTGCTATATGATACAGAGAATGGAAGTGCACATAAGGGGCTCATCAAAACGTGTACTTTGCAAGTTAAAGATGAAGCTGAAAATCTAACGACAATCTCAAAAGCTGATTACACCTACTACGACTCCACTTCTGATGACGGATCTCTGAATGACCTAAAGACGGTTACGATTAGTCAATGGGACACTGCTAACATCAATTGGGTTGATCAGGGAACCACATACTATCGATATTACAAGCTAAATGAAACGAATGGTTTTGAGCACGGCCTCAAGTATGTCGTTCTACCCGGTTCTTATGCGCAAATGGTAAGTGATAGTATCGATCCGCTTACAACGCCAAATACGACGATCGCGCAATATGCCGACAATTATTTCGAATTTGATAGCTCCCAGAGAGTCGTCCTGGAGCGGAACAAAGGGGGCGCATTAACCTTTACGTTCAGCTACAGCGAAAACTCTGCGATAAGCTCATCATCCAGTGGGGGAGTTTCTACTTTTAATCCCAATTACTGGGTGAATAAAACCGTGCAGACTCTGCCCGATTCCAGCCAGAATATTCTGTATTTCAATGGTGTGGGCCAAACGATGCTCGAAGTTATGAAATCTGGTAATGATGAGTGGTGTCGCTTTAAAAAATATGATGCTAATGGGCGGGTGATTCTGGAAGCAGAACCCTCGGCAATCGTGGGATATAGCGAACAGTATCCTGATTTACTAAACTATTCCGGTGGTAAATATCAGTACCTGTATGATAACTCGGGACTCATTCATCTTTTCGAATACTACTCCACTACGGGAACTGGTGCAGCGAATGGTTATCCGTCTTTTACCAAAATTCAACATGGTCAAAACGGAACTCCTATTAACCTTACCAAAATTGAATATGTATCTCACTCAGCAGGTGGAAATACGATCTATCTACCCTTAAAAGAAATCACGTATCCTGATGACTCAAATCAATCCACGACAATCACGACCAGCTATTCCTACACGTTTCATACGGGAACCTTGCAAATTGCCCAGAAGACAATCACTCTGCCGATTATTTCAGTCTCACAAAATGGGTCCGGCACAGCTAATACCAGAGTGGAAGTCTATGATACAGAGGGCAATCTGACCTGGGTCAAAGATGAACTCGGCTTCATCAACAAGTTGACTTATGACAATAGAACGGGTGGATTAATTCAGCTGATCGAAGATGTCGATACCACTCAACAGTCTGACGAGCCTGCTGGCTGGGTAACCCCCTCGGGAGGCGGAAAAAACCTGATCACCGATTACGAAATCGACGACGAAGGACGAGTAACTCAGACATTGCAGCCCGAACACACAATCGACCTCAATGGTCAGGCAACCACCATTCGTACGGCAACCTGGTATGTTTACAAGACCAATGCGAGCGAAGACGAGGTCTGGCAGGCAAACGGCTATCAGTCAGGCCCCTCAAACAACTATCAATACACTTTGATTAATCCAGTTACGATTACGAAGGTTGATAAATACGGCAACCCACTCGAGAGAATTCAAGCGACTCGCAGTTCGACAAGTGGAAAACTACTGCCCACCGATTCCTTCTCACAATCTTCTTATGTAAGCTGGATCACTCGCCAATACACGGGTTGCTGCTTACTTGAGTCCGATCGTGTCTATCATTCCATTCCTACTTCAGGTACAGGCTCCTCAGGAACAAACTATGACCAGTCCAACTACGGTTATGACAATATGCAACGTCAAAATCGGTCCACATCACCAGGAGGCACGATTTCCTTTACCGTATTTGATGTCCGGAATAATCCCGAACAGGTTTTTGTGGGCACCGATGATACGGGAGCCACGCAACAAGATCCTACAGGTGGTGGCGCTGTTGGCAATAATATGGTCATTATTTCCCAGAATGAATATGACGACGGTGCTGATGGAGGAGACAACAATCTCACGAAACAGACCTTATACGCCGCCTCGTCAGACACGCGAGTTACCTTATTCTATTATGACTGGCGTGATCGTCTCTTTGATACCAAAGGCGAGATAGGCTTTTATCAAAGACAGTACTATGACAATCTAGACCGTGAAATTAAAGTCGAGCGGTACAATGCATCGGCCCTGTCTAATTTGCTGGCACGCTCCGAAAATAAATTTGATGACCTGGGACGCATCTATCAGTCCATTACATATGCCGTCGACCCAACAACGGGAACAGTGGGAAACAGTCTGGTCGACAATACCTGGTATGATGCAACAGGCAAGGTACTGAAACAACTTCCTGCCGGCTCTGATCTGTTTACCAAATTTGAATATGATGGCCTTGGACGACAAACTGCCACTTATACGGGTTACGACCTGGATGAAACCAGCTATGCCGAAGCAGGAACAGTCATGGGTGATACAATCCTGGAACAAACGGAAACGGATTATGATGATGCAAATAATGTGATCGAGAGCACCACGCGAATGCGATATCACGATGCCCCTGCCAGCCAGACGGGAGCGCTACAAAACCCCAGTATCGCACCCAAAGCACGCGTGAGCTATTTGGCAAATTATCCGGACGCCATCGGACGACTTGTAGCCACCGCTGATTATGGCACCAATGGGGGAACAGCCCTGTCACGCTCCGCTACGATCCCCACTCGCAGTGATACAGTGCTGATCACAACAACGGCCTTTGATTCGGCAGGACGCGTTAATCAACTCATTGGCCCTGATGGAATGGAAACACGCAATGAATATGATGCTGCCGGACGTACTGTCAAAGTGATTGAAAATTATCAGGCAACTGTTTCTTCCAGCTCTAGTAGTTCGTCGGGAACCAACCCTTCAGATGACACCAATCGTACCACTCTCACGACATATACACCCGATGGCTCCATCGCCACTCTAACTGCTGAAAACTCGGTGACGGGGAATCAGGTCACTACTTATACCTATGGAACGACATTAATTGATTCAGAAATCGCCAGTAGTACGTTGTTGCAAAAAGAAACCTATCCTGATTCAGTTGACGGTACCGATGTCGTCACCTACTCCTACAACAGACAGGGGCAGCAAATCAAACAGACCGATCAGCTAGGTACGATTCATGAAATCGACTATGACAAACTGGGGAGAACTGCTCAGGATCGAGTCACCACTTTAGGGACTAGCGTGGATGGCGCAGTACGTCGTATTGGACTGGCTTATGACTCACGTGGGCTCAACACGGAAATCACCAGCTATGATAACGCAAATGTCGGCCAGGGAACGATAGTCAACGAGGTTCAATTTGCCTATAATAACTTTGAGCAGGCTATTACCGGTTATCAGTCACATACAGGAGGGGTGAATGTGAGCACCAGCCCCAAAGTTCAATACGGTTTTGCAAATGGCAGTGCCAACACAATTCGTCCCAATAGCCTCACCTATCCTGACGGACGCGTTTTAACGTTCAACTACGGTTCTGCCAGCAGCATGAATGATGCCGCCAGCCGTGTGGCAGCTATCGTGGATGATGATCTCAGCGCCACGCATCTGGCTGAATATTCCTACCTTGGTTTGGGGAGCCCAGTCATTGCCGACGATTCTGAACCGGAGGTCAGATTTACGCTGGTTGGCACAGCGGGAGGCAATGATCCGGATACCGGAGATATTTATCGTGGTCTGGATCGCTTCGGACGGATTAAAGACTCGCTCTGGTATGATTATGGTGCAACCGCAGATAAAGCCAACATCCAGTATGGCTACAATCGCGCATCCAATCGTACCTATCGTGACAATCCCCTGGACACCACCAATAGCTTTGATGAAGCTTATACCTATGATGGCCTCCAGCGTTTAAAAGAAACAGAACGCGGTGCGCTGAATGCGCAAAAAACGGGAATCGATACGTTGAAATTTGCCCAATCCTGGTCACTCGACGAAACCGGAAACTGGAAAGGTTTCCAACAGGACGATACTGGCAACGGAACCTGGGATCTGCAACAAGCCCGCACCAGTAATAAAGTCAACGAAATCACAGACATTACTGAGACGGCTGGCTCCAGTTGGCTTACTCCCGCTTACAGTAAAGCGGGCAATATGACGACGATCCCTCAACCCGTTGACCCGACAACCAGTTTCAGCGCGACCTATGATGCCTGGAATCGCCTGGTGAAAATCACAGAGGGTAGCAATACCGTTTCAGAATATGAATACGACGGACGCAATTATCGGATCATTCAAAAATCGTATACCAGTGGTAGTTTGAGTGAAACCCGACATCTCTATTACACTGATTCCTGGCAGGTCGTTGAAGAACGGGTCGACAGCGAAACCAGCCCCGAACGTCAGCTCGTCTGGGGACTGCGCTATATTGATGATCTGGTACTTCGAGACAGAGACACAACCGGTAATGGTACTTTAGATGAACGCCTCTACGCATTACAAGATGGCAACTGGAATGTGACGGCGATCTGTGATGAGAACGGTGATATTCAGGAACGCTATGCATACGACAGTTACGGCAGTCCCACGTTTTTGACTCCCAGCTTTGGTTCTCGCAGTAGCTCCAGTTTCGACTGGGAAACTCTTTCTTCAGGCTATCGGTGGGAAACAGCAACAGAGCTGCTTCACGTTCGTAACCGTGTGTACCATTCTGTCCTCGGAGTTTGGATTCAAAGAGATCCGCTTGGATACTTTGACAGTATGGACCTCTATTTATATTCTGGAAATAATCCAATCAGATTTATTGATTCACAGGGAAGCGACTGGCTTGATACATCCGCAAATTTTGCAGCCGGAGTAGGTGATTCACTGACCTTTGGATTAACATATGGTATTAGATGGACTTATTCAGGGAATGATGGAATAAAAACTTCTAGCACAGCATACCTAGCAGGAGAGTGGGTAGAAACTTCTTTTGAAATTGGAGTTACATTAGGTGGAGCTAGCTTAAAAGTAGCAGCTAAAAAATCCGCTCAAAAAATTGGCAGTGAAGCAATTCAAAAAGGAACAACTAAGGCAGCCAAGAAAGCTCAAGCAAAAGGTACTAGTCAGGCCGTTGAATCTTTAGGAAAAGATATAATCCATCAAAAATCAGCAAAATTTAAGAAGAAGTTTAGAGAGAAAAAAGGAGTATCGGGCGGCGAAACTCATCATCAAAATCCTTTATTTGGTCATAAAAAGGGCAAGGGTTCTAAAGGAGATCATAGCACACGATTCCCAACAGGAGGCCTTCCTGATTACTTAAAAAATAATCTAAAAAATTTCAAGCAATTAAGTGTAAAAGATCATTTAGCAAAACATAAATGGCTTAATACATTAGAAAAATCAATCATTAACAAATTGTGGCTACAAAGTGGTGCTACAATACCGTCTCGAATTTTAGCAAGAGAATTACGGCACCAATTTACAGATTCTGAACAAGATGAAATTCAAGATTTGTTTGATGAATTATCAAATGATCGTCAAAGAGAAAATGGAAGTTATGATTGCAAAAGATAA